In Methanomicrobium antiquum, one DNA window encodes the following:
- a CDS encoding tubulin-like doman-containing protein: MANNDIIEGKPFQMPDELTVVAVGGCGKKLITNLYDHEWFLKHFLSDGKRLTLYTLDTDSNQRKDDILRAEKVEAKVGEMQRTNSQMGGSVKSYHYHLPDLANVERVSSLTSKEICEQIKKRRERPLVDVWWMNDPEYGFDYQMLKKVDKNIVDDFGGGVHRRRAISKAVFYKAITQGGEQFPSFQGHGPVAIIVGLGGGTGSGMFIDLARYIKEKRGQESKIWLFIVLPAASEGEKEQLNAAIALSEIEYLNMKDDKLFNYIIVSSLSPTGYVDGGDRKQEVIEFDSAFPYMFINSFYLPTADISAIVDAKKDYSGFIFADSHVIEYPVENLRSLKKGFEDVIDKYAGFGHNRAKILKEVSDFVTTNENLYPDEFTKTDSEITHDDVNLYRKEIEKIKKVWENEITDLLNFKTQSIIESAISNNMPEELKDISKIKEFDKLSEYISRLKRSLENESKPHENAKDQELYEQIKRNLHLLEDMADLQKKILSVNEKSARTALLNLIRGEENFGKISGELSVRQSSLKAEMSEADVKVKTRRNELDDVTKEGEQMLDRVRTEVNALAKPVDDYVALGHGGSSSGKESIEELESAFLEKFSSLLFLLKEKLNQTEKGKAKPIKREAWLSSLPLGDLQGDIERLENATSADFTYLKDLAESISLYIYNDYMLKIAKKQGFADSLLGKKLNSEMFRNEKATKEERIRKISQMHPGKISIRDPFEVFIQDKFLTREFDSKLGSLREATLAPIVSQFNLESEEKRELIRSFNGRDTAEILTSVRERLTEIINEREGYPAKTQNINSEIDLLIQSQKSMQQQLEFIQKIDNLIGATFDARKKFNADTDAYESGLRLIDEKRQSGNSTIEGMYRTWFGEINPAILSLLNDDSDLSVLDYDEEGKKEIEKLYNIVQWKYKELVDSHKLGINNLSVGYGTGGTERWSFDKSALVAASPSRWLSQLIDNKGSDLRRYLVKLLDLKGFDSAKVNSHNYTKPWEISLTFFAAASFLDNISPLTTGGGYWEKYEKGRDNILHHALYLHEGKYIVRNKTLLLTEAAEIADLETGTKAQIEEAKDRVLDLYTVKDIKEAAGE, translated from the coding sequence ATGGCAAACAATGATATAATTGAGGGAAAGCCGTTTCAGATGCCTGACGAACTTACTGTTGTTGCAGTAGGAGGATGCGGCAAGAAGCTTATTACAAATCTCTATGATCATGAGTGGTTCTTAAAGCACTTCTTATCAGATGGGAAACGACTTACGCTTTATACTCTTGATACAGACTCAAATCAGAGAAAAGACGATATTTTGCGTGCAGAAAAAGTTGAGGCAAAAGTTGGTGAAATGCAAAGAACCAACAGCCAGATGGGAGGAAGTGTAAAAAGCTACCATTACCATCTGCCTGACCTTGCAAATGTCGAGCGTGTTTCATCCCTTACATCAAAAGAGATATGTGAACAGATAAAAAAGAGGCGTGAGCGGCCTCTTGTTGATGTCTGGTGGATGAATGATCCTGAATATGGTTTTGACTACCAGATGCTTAAAAAAGTTGACAAAAATATAGTTGACGATTTTGGCGGCGGTGTCCACCGAAGGCGTGCTATCTCAAAGGCTGTATTTTACAAGGCAATTACACAGGGCGGAGAGCAGTTCCCGTCATTTCAGGGGCACGGGCCTGTTGCAATAATTGTTGGTCTTGGCGGCGGAACAGGTTCGGGGATGTTCATTGATCTTGCACGGTACATAAAAGAAAAAAGAGGGCAGGAATCAAAAATATGGCTCTTTATTGTACTTCCGGCGGCAAGCGAGGGTGAAAAAGAGCAGTTAAACGCGGCAATAGCACTTTCAGAGATTGAATATCTCAATATGAAAGATGACAAGCTTTTCAACTACATAATAGTCTCTTCATTAAGCCCTACAGGCTACGTTGACGGAGGCGACAGAAAGCAGGAAGTAATAGAGTTTGATTCGGCATTTCCATATATGTTCATAAACTCATTTTATCTTCCAACAGCAGACATCTCAGCAATTGTCGATGCCAAAAAGGATTACTCCGGCTTTATCTTCGCAGATTCGCATGTAATTGAATACCCTGTTGAAAATTTAAGATCTCTAAAGAAAGGCTTTGAGGATGTAATTGACAAATATGCAGGATTTGGCCATAACAGAGCAAAGATTCTAAAAGAGGTCTCGGATTTTGTCACAACAAACGAAAATCTCTATCCTGACGAGTTTACAAAGACAGATTCTGAAATAACCCACGATGATGTAAACCTATACAGAAAAGAGATTGAAAAGATAAAAAAGGTCTGGGAAAATGAAATTACCGATCTTTTAAACTTTAAGACACAGTCAATTATTGAATCAGCAATCTCAAACAATATGCCTGAAGAGCTAAAAGACATCTCCAAAATAAAAGAGTTTGACAAGCTTTCAGAGTATATTTCAAGGCTTAAAAGATCCCTTGAAAACGAGAGCAAGCCGCACGAAAACGCAAAAGATCAGGAGCTTTACGAACAGATTAAAAGAAATCTCCATCTTTTGGAGGATATGGCGGATCTTCAGAAAAAAATACTCTCTGTAAATGAAAAATCAGCAAGAACCGCTCTTTTAAATCTTATTCGCGGCGAGGAGAACTTTGGCAAAATTTCCGGTGAGCTTTCAGTAAGGCAGTCCTCCCTAAAGGCTGAGATGAGCGAGGCTGATGTAAAGGTTAAAACCAGGCGCAATGAGCTAGATGATGTAACAAAAGAAGGAGAGCAGATGCTCGACCGCGTCAGAACCGAGGTAAATGCACTTGCAAAACCGGTTGACGATTATGTTGCACTTGGACATGGCGGATCTTCATCAGGAAAAGAGTCAATTGAGGAGCTTGAAAGTGCATTTCTGGAAAAGTTCTCATCACTTTTATTCCTTTTAAAAGAGAAGCTGAACCAGACCGAAAAAGGAAAGGCAAAGCCGATAAAAAGAGAGGCATGGTTATCCTCGCTCCCGCTGGGAGATCTCCAGGGCGATATCGAAAGGCTTGAAAATGCAACATCTGCTGACTTTACATATCTAAAAGATCTTGCTGAGTCGATATCTTTGTACATCTACAATGACTACATGCTTAAAATTGCCAAAAAACAGGGTTTTGCAGACAGTCTTTTAGGAAAAAAGCTCAACTCCGAGATGTTTAGAAACGAAAAGGCAACAAAAGAGGAGAGAATAAGAAAGATTTCCCAGATGCATCCGGGAAAGATTTCAATCCGTGACCCCTTCGAGGTATTCATACAGGACAAGTTTTTGACCCGCGAATTTGACTCGAAGCTTGGATCACTTCGTGAAGCAACACTGGCTCCAATTGTTTCCCAGTTTAACCTTGAATCTGAAGAGAAGCGTGAACTTATCAGGTCTTTTAACGGACGCGACACAGCAGAGATTTTAACATCTGTTCGTGAGAGATTAACTGAGATTATTAACGAGCGTGAAGGGTATCCGGCAAAGACTCAAAACATAAACTCAGAGATTGACCTTTTGATTCAGTCACAAAAATCAATGCAGCAACAGCTTGAGTTCATCCAGAAGATTGACAATTTAATCGGTGCAACATTTGATGCAAGAAAGAAGTTCAACGCCGATACTGATGCATATGAATCAGGACTTCGCTTAATTGACGAAAAGAGGCAGAGCGGAAACTCAACAATCGAAGGAATGTACAGAACCTGGTTTGGAGAGATAAATCCTGCCATTCTTTCACTTTTGAATGACGATTCCGATCTTTCTGTCCTTGATTATGACGAAGAAGGGAAAAAGGAGATAGAAAAGCTGTATAATATCGTCCAGTGGAAATACAAAGAACTTGTTGACTCACACAAACTCGGTATTAACAATCTGTCAGTCGGATACGGTACAGGCGGGACAGAGAGGTGGAGCTTTGACAAATCCGCCCTTGTAGCCGCATCCCCGTCAAGATGGCTGTCACAGCTAATCGATAACAAAGGAAGCGATCTTAGACGTTATCTTGTAAAACTGCTTGACTTAAAAGGTTTTGACAGTGCAAAGGTAAACTCACACAATTACACAAAGCCGTGGGAGATATCACTGACATTTTTTGCAGCCGCAAGTTTCCTTGACAACATTTCACCTCTTACAACCGGCGGCGGATACTGGGAGAAATATGAAAAGGGGCGTGATAATATCCTTCACCATGCACTCTACCTGCATGAGGGAAAATACATTGTCCGTAACAAAACACTGCTTTTAACTGAGGCGGCAGAAATTGCAGATCTTGAAACAGGCACCAAAGCACAGATAGAAGAGGCGAAAGACAGGGTTTTAGACCTCTACACTGTTAAGGATATCAAAGAGGCAGCCGGTGAATGA
- a CDS encoding PEGA domain-containing protein, with protein sequence MSKNNIRRAQYIILLIFFVSVALFPLCASADVVKGTISVRSAPQGADIYLNDENIGEKTNYVILDVFPGIHFIRLEMPGYKTWEEIIEVKEGEITFVSHDMEISAGDAFTIQTKPEGARIYVDGEFEGFSNTVLNQLPTGQHTFLLTLDNYSDYQKTVMINEGMSQSLMHTFEPLPVTGEVIFESNPSNAAIYLNGEYIGDTRYTLKDVSPGTYDVVIKRAGYDDWKGILDVAAGKISEVKASLSLSKAEVVVKTEPPDADVFLDGELIGKSPVSTLTDQGNHTIRIEKFGYRPVEEIIEVGPLGTIVSYTLYSMAKEAVDEAESAINANLQYNPEKGKELLISAKEALERDDTLTTITLSELSIKASFDVDSDGVLNSQDIAPNLDNTLIYISPFAFLIVLVFLFAADYSVQQIRPELLIDIPKKIFEDDMLARGHVTARLERGPYRAFVCTIYIDDSSVDHFTNPGRYDIMLAGRGVGEHILSAHLQIAKKRYGSLEIKAEEKFIVESLNQKKDDDFYSDTKIRDFDESSKKDLTGDNKDKESEIIENEDITSDMADNNKSSENIEDKTSENNDKVLENKENTDKESPDTENSHKEPLNNEDKETGDKPVEFLDPDDYLSEKVSEIIETEDYSNELENYYEK encoded by the coding sequence ATGTCAAAGAACAATATCAGAAGGGCACAATATATTATTTTACTCATTTTTTTTGTATCAGTAGCTCTTTTTCCGCTGTGTGCATCTGCTGATGTTGTTAAAGGAACGATTTCTGTAAGGTCAGCACCCCAGGGTGCAGATATTTATTTAAATGACGAAAATATCGGGGAAAAAACAAATTATGTTATTTTAGATGTTTTCCCGGGGATTCATTTCATAAGGCTTGAGATGCCCGGATATAAGACATGGGAAGAGATTATTGAGGTAAAAGAGGGGGAAATTACCTTTGTCAGCCATGATATGGAAATTTCTGCCGGCGATGCATTTACCATTCAGACAAAGCCTGAAGGTGCACGGATTTACGTTGACGGAGAGTTTGAGGGATTTTCAAATACAGTCTTAAATCAGCTTCCGACAGGCCAGCACACTTTTTTGCTTACTCTTGATAACTACTCTGATTACCAAAAAACAGTCATGATAAATGAGGGTATGTCACAGTCGCTTATGCATACCTTTGAGCCTCTTCCTGTAACAGGAGAGGTCATCTTTGAATCAAACCCTTCTAACGCCGCCATTTATTTGAATGGAGAATATATAGGCGATACCAGGTACACTCTTAAGGATGTTTCTCCCGGCACTTATGATGTTGTCATAAAAAGGGCAGGATATGATGACTGGAAAGGAATTTTGGATGTTGCCGCCGGAAAAATATCAGAGGTGAAAGCTTCTCTTTCGCTTTCAAAAGCAGAGGTTGTTGTAAAAACAGAACCTCCGGATGCAGATGTCTTCCTTGACGGAGAATTAATAGGAAAAAGCCCCGTTTCAACACTAACTGATCAGGGAAACCATACAATAAGAATTGAAAAATTCGGATACAGGCCTGTTGAAGAGATTATAGAGGTTGGCCCTTTAGGAACGATTGTTTCATACACTCTTTATTCTATGGCAAAAGAGGCAGTAGATGAGGCAGAAAGTGCGATAAATGCCAATCTGCAGTACAACCCTGAAAAAGGAAAGGAACTTTTAATTTCAGCAAAGGAGGCACTTGAAAGAGACGACACTCTAACTACTATCACTTTGTCAGAGCTTTCAATAAAAGCAAGCTTTGATGTTGATTCAGACGGGGTCTTGAATTCTCAGGATATTGCTCCAAATCTCGACAATACTCTGATTTATATCTCGCCATTCGCATTTTTGATTGTTTTGGTGTTTTTGTTTGCAGCTGATTATTCTGTACAACAGATTCGCCCGGAACTTTTAATTGACATTCCAAAAAAAATTTTTGAGGATGATATGCTTGCAAGAGGCCATGTTACTGCCCGGTTAGAGAGAGGGCCTTACAGGGCGTTTGTATGTACAATTTATATTGACGACTCATCAGTTGACCATTTCACAAATCCCGGAAGATATGACATAATGCTTGCCGGAAGAGGTGTTGGAGAGCATATTTTATCAGCACATCTTCAGATTGCAAAGAAAAGATACGGAAGTTTAGAGATAAAGGCTGAAGAGAAGTTTATTGTCGAATCTTTGAATCAAAAAAAGGATGATGATTTTTATTCTGATACAAAAATCCGGGATTTTGATGAGTCATCAAAAAAAGATTTAACAGGAGATAATAAAGATAAAGAATCAGAAATCATTGAAAATGAAGATATAACGTCTGATATGGCTGATAATAATAAATCATCAGAGAATATTGAAGATAAGACATCTGAAAATAATGATAAAGTACTGGAAAATAAAGAAAATACGGATAAAGAATCTCCTGATACTGAAAATAGTCATAAAGAACCTCTCAACAATGAAGATAAAGAGACTGGTGATAAACCTGTTGAATTCTTAGACCCTGATGATTATCTATCTGAAAAAGTTTCAGAAATTATTGAGACAGAAGATTATAGTAATGAACTTGAGAATTACTATGAAAAATGA
- a CDS encoding phosphotransferase family protein codes for MKDDSNSGNTGDDNLFKNRYGEEIGSGQSAVVYEKDGIAAKVYREGQPRKQVYQEAFTMAVVKDSNIPSPEIYGVETFCNRTALLMEKVEGRSLFDFLTENPDKKEDYMDKVVELQVLMHRITTTEFRPQKQVLAGTIIASPGLNPDEKNALLENLQTLPDGYSICHGDFHLGNVLFDGENYIIIDWAEVSCGAPASDACRSYLDYLIMGEGLEEIYIEKYSRLSDIPKEEILNWLSVTAGSIYGYLGDEAQKKIRHLF; via the coding sequence ATGAAAGATGATTCAAACAGCGGGAATACAGGAGATGACAATCTCTTTAAAAATCGTTATGGTGAGGAGATAGGAAGCGGACAGTCTGCTGTTGTTTATGAAAAAGACGGAATTGCCGCAAAAGTCTACCGCGAAGGACAGCCCAGAAAGCAGGTATACCAGGAGGCATTTACAATGGCGGTTGTAAAAGACAGCAATATCCCCTCCCCGGAAATATATGGTGTTGAGACATTCTGCAACAGGACTGCACTTCTAATGGAAAAGGTTGAGGGGAGATCACTTTTTGATTTTTTAACAGAAAATCCGGACAAAAAAGAGGATTACATGGATAAAGTCGTTGAGCTTCAGGTCTTAATGCACAGAATTACCACAACCGAGTTCAGACCGCAAAAGCAGGTTCTTGCAGGAACAATAATTGCAAGTCCGGGACTAAATCCTGATGAAAAAAATGCTCTTCTTGAAAATTTACAGACACTTCCGGATGGATATTCGATATGCCACGGCGATTTCCACCTGGGAAATGTCCTATTTGACGGAGAAAATTACATAATTATTGACTGGGCTGAGGTGTCCTGCGGTGCACCTGCATCTGATGCGTGCCGAAGTTACCTTGATTACTTAATTATGGGAGAGGGACTTGAAGAAATTTATATTGAAAAATATTCCAGACTCTCAGATATTCCTAAAGAGGAAATTCTAAACTGGCTTTCAGTTACAGCCGGGTCAATCTACGGATATCTTGGTGATGAAGCACAAAAAAAGATCAGGCATTTATTTTAG
- a CDS encoding nucleotidyltransferase family protein, which translates to MDEKPYNSIKSEVLTKPEVHLPEIQSRFGIESLGIFGSVSRGEDTPESDIDILYKFKPGIKTYHALLDLGDYLEELFGRKVDLVSSEWINPYLKPYVDAEVILYGQKRGEV; encoded by the coding sequence GTGGATGAAAAACCATACAATAGCATAAAATCCGAAGTTCTTACAAAGCCTGAGGTTCACCTCCCTGAGATTCAAAGTCGTTTTGGAATAGAAAGCCTTGGGATCTTTGGTTCTGTCAGTCGTGGTGAGGATACGCCTGAGAGTGATATAGACATATTGTATAAGTTTAAACCAGGAATTAAGACCTATCATGCCCTGCTCGATCTTGGAGATTATCTTGAGGAACTCTTCGGGCGTAAAGTCGATCTGGTCTCTTCCGAATGGATAAATCCGTATCTAAAGCCGTATGTTGATGCAGAAGTGATTCTCTATGGACAGAAAAGGGGTGAAGTTTAA
- a CDS encoding DHA2 family efflux MFS transporter permease subunit has product MSIFSEAGLSRKQIIMTLILIAGAFISVLNQTIISPAIPGIMSDLAVDVSVAQWLITIFTLVMAVMIPVTAYLLDRFSLKKLFIFAMMLFTIGSLLLAWGPAFHILIIGRIFQAISSGMLSPMIMSILMWIFPIGFRGRAMGFYTLIIAIAPAIGPVYSGIVVDLFSWHFVFLSIAPLAVIVSVVSFFTIDEFKERKEVSLDKISLILSSAGLSSLLYGCSIIGAAGGMSADSIVAILAGIVILIWFGLRQLKIPKPMLELRVLKSRKFSSAVMIIMIFQASILVLSVILPIYIQTIQGYSATMTGLVFLPGAFCMGIMSILSGRIFDSHGPRKPVLIGAGALMFASFCLALLDAKSPMILIFIIYSVNSAGVALLNTPLSTWALNSLDENVIHHGSAVLNTLRQASGAIGTAVLITVMSIVMSGYSDPESITANMAGFNATAICIAAMMTLLFIFVFFLIRDDKKKRIL; this is encoded by the coding sequence ATGTCTATTTTCAGTGAAGCCGGACTCAGCCGCAAACAGATAATTATGACATTAATTCTGATTGCCGGAGCATTCATATCGGTTTTAAACCAGACAATAATATCGCCGGCGATTCCCGGAATCATGTCAGATTTGGCAGTAGACGTATCTGTAGCCCAGTGGCTGATAACAATATTTACTCTTGTAATGGCAGTCATGATTCCTGTTACTGCATATCTTCTTGACAGGTTTTCGCTTAAAAAACTCTTCATTTTTGCAATGATGCTTTTTACAATCGGAAGTCTTCTTTTGGCCTGGGGGCCTGCATTTCACATTTTAATTATTGGAAGAATTTTTCAGGCAATAAGTTCCGGGATGCTCTCTCCGATGATAATGTCAATATTAATGTGGATTTTTCCAATTGGATTTCGTGGCCGTGCAATGGGTTTTTATACACTGATAATTGCAATCGCACCCGCAATCGGGCCTGTTTACTCAGGAATTGTTGTTGATTTATTCTCATGGCATTTTGTATTCCTCTCAATTGCCCCGCTTGCTGTTATTGTTTCAGTAGTTTCATTCTTTACTATAGATGAATTCAAAGAAAGAAAGGAAGTTTCGCTTGACAAAATCTCATTAATTCTCTCTTCAGCCGGTCTTTCCTCCCTTCTTTATGGATGTAGTATAATAGGCGCAGCAGGCGGAATGTCGGCCGATTCTATTGTTGCAATTTTAGCAGGTATTGTAATACTCATCTGGTTTGGACTCCGCCAGCTTAAGATTCCAAAACCAATGCTTGAGTTAAGAGTCTTAAAAAGCCGGAAATTTTCATCCGCTGTTATGATAATAATGATTTTTCAGGCGTCCATTCTTGTATTAAGCGTCATACTTCCTATATACATACAGACAATTCAGGGGTATTCAGCAACAATGACAGGTCTTGTTTTCCTCCCCGGAGCGTTTTGTATGGGGATTATGAGCATACTTTCAGGAAGGATTTTTGACAGCCATGGGCCAAGAAAACCTGTTCTTATAGGAGCAGGAGCTTTAATGTTTGCATCATTTTGTCTTGCACTCCTTGATGCCAAAAGCCCGATGATTTTGATTTTTATTATTTATTCAGTAAACAGTGCCGGAGTTGCACTGCTTAACACTCCCTTATCAACCTGGGCGCTAAACTCGCTTGACGAAAATGTGATTCATCATGGAAGTGCGGTTTTAAACACTCTTCGTCAGGCATCAGGAGCAATTGGAACAGCGGTTTTGATAACAGTAATGTCTATTGTGATGTCAGGTTATTCAGATCCCGAATCAATTACAGCCAATATGGCAGGATTTAATGCAACCGCTATCTGTATAGCGGCGATGATGACTTTATTGTTTATTTTTGTCTTTTTCCTTATCAGGGATGATAAAAAGAAGAGGATTCTCTGA
- a CDS encoding DUF1016 N-terminal domain-containing protein, with the protein MGEGRGFGITNLRKMRQLYATFPIRNALRSVLSWTHYRHLMRISDENARDFYMDEYVKSNWSSRQPERQITAT; encoded by the coding sequence CTGGGAGAAGGGAGGGGTTTTGGCATTACAAATCTCAGGAAGATGAGGCAGTTATATGCTACGTTTCCAATCCGGAACGCACTGCGTTCCGTATTAAGCTGGACGCATTATCGGCATTTAATGCGGATTTCGGATGAAAACGCCCGTGATTTCTATATGGATGAGTATGTGAAATCAAACTGGAGTTCAAGACAGCCTGAGCGGCAGATTACTGCTACGTAG
- a CDS encoding type II toxin-antitoxin system RelE family toxin, whose protein sequence is MHDIIFSDDVLKYISNVPKKDKTHIKEIILLCLGEYLKKTTKRCNKKLLKGSNPKTYRLHISMAHTFFYWIDEEKQSVKIVKAMGINQAHSRYKRS, encoded by the coding sequence ATGCATGATATTATTTTCAGCGATGACGTACTGAAATATATCTCAAATGTTCCGAAAAAAGACAAAACCCATATAAAAGAAATAATCCTGTTATGCCTTGGAGAATATCTTAAAAAAACAACTAAAAGATGCAATAAAAAACTTTTGAAAGGTTCAAATCCAAAAACTTACCGTCTTCATATATCAATGGCACACACTTTTTTTTATTGGATTGATGAAGAGAAACAATCTGTAAAAATTGTAAAAGCAATGGGAATTAATCAGGCTCACAGCAGATACAAAAGATCTTAA
- a CDS encoding type II toxin-antitoxin system HicB family antitoxin has protein sequence MKLKVIIHEAEEGGFWAEVPSIPGCVTQGETFDELLANIYDAVEGCLSVDVQDLSLSGKDRIMEIAV, from the coding sequence ATGAAACTAAAAGTAATCATTCATGAGGCGGAAGAAGGCGGATTCTGGGCAGAAGTTCCTTCAATTCCGGGGTGTGTAACTCAGGGTGAAACTTTTGATGAACTGCTCGCCAATATTTATGACGCAGTAGAAGGATGTCTGTCTGTAGATGTACAGGATCTCTCTCTTTCAGGAAAAGACAGAATAATGGAGAT